A genomic window from Phoenix dactylifera cultivar Barhee BC4 chromosome 7, palm_55x_up_171113_PBpolish2nd_filt_p, whole genome shotgun sequence includes:
- the LOC103709999 gene encoding probable galacturonosyltransferase-like 10, which translates to MPCSLQEIVASALLLALLLLFPSPSDAIRSFPAAAALFAEAPQFRNGDGCPASPLRGCVTTCDPSHVHIAMTLDSHYLRGSIAAVFSILKHASCPESIFFHFVVSAGPSSSDLYRTVRSVFPSLRFKIYPFQENLVRGLISASIREALENPLNYARNYLADLLEPCVKRVIYLDSDLVVVDDIRRLWDMRLPESAVIAAPEYCHANLTRYFTAEFWEGGDGQRVFHGRRRTPCYFNTGVMVMDMERWRAGEYRQKIEHWMKMQQRRRFYELGSLPPFLLVFAGEVEGVDHRWNQHGLGGDNLSGNCRPLHPGPVSLMHWSGKGKPWVRLDAGKPCPLDRLWAPYDLYLPPPSSSASVSDSSAASLFSL; encoded by the coding sequence ATGCCTTGTTCTCTCCAAGAAATCGTGGCCTCGGCTCTTCtcctcgccctcctcctcctcttcccctctccCTCCGACGCGATCCGCTCCTTCCCCGCTGCAGCCGCGCTGTTCGCGGAGGCGCCCCAGTTCCGGAACGGCGATGGCTGCCCTGCTTCCCCTCTCCGCGGTTGCGTCACCACCTGCGACCCCTCCCACGTCCACATCGCCATGACCCTCGACTCCCACTACCTCCGCGGCTCTATCGCCGCCGTCTTCTCCATCCTCAAGCACGCCTCCTGCCCCGAATCCATCTTCTTCCACTTCGTCGTCTCCGccggcccctcctcctccgaccTCTACCGCACCGTGCGCTCCGTCTTCCCTTCCCTCCGGTTCAAGATCTACCCCTTCCAGGAGAATTTGGTCCGCGGCCTCATCTCCGCCTCCATCCGGGAGGCGCTCGAGAACCCCCTCAACTACGCCCGCAACTACCTCGCGGATCTCCTCGAGCCCTGCGTCAAGCGGGTCATCTACCTCGACTCCGACCTCGTCGTCGTCGACGACATCCGCCGCCTCTGGGACATGCGCCTCCCTGAGTCGGCGGTGATCGCCGCGCCGGAGTACTGCCACGCCAACTTGACCCGCTACTTCACGGCGGAGTTCTGGGAGGGCGGGGACGGGCAGAGGGTTTTCCACGGGCGGCGGCGGACACCGTGCTACTTCAATACCGGGGTGATGGTGATGGACATGGAGCGGTGGCGAGCCGGGGAGTACCGACAGAAGATCGAACACTGGATGAAGATGCAGCAGAGGAGGCGGTTCTACGAGCTGGGTTCGCTGCCCCCTTTCCTGCTCGTGTTCGCCGGCGAGGTGGAGGGGGTGGACCACCGCTGGAACCAGCACGGCCTCGGCGGCGACAACTTGTCCGGGAACTGCCGGCCGCTCCACCCGGGGCCGGTGAGCCTGATGCACTGGAGCGGCAAGGGCAAACCATGGGTCCGCCTCGACGCCGGCAAGCCCTGCCCTCTCGATCGCCTCTGGGCCCCCTACGATCTCTACCTCCCACCGCCCTCGTCCTCCGCCTCCGTCTCCGACTCCTCCGCcgcctctctcttttctttataG